Proteins from a genomic interval of Actinoalloteichus hymeniacidonis:
- a CDS encoding DUF3105 domain-containing protein, producing MASGKSAKALRNARAAMVTEKQRPWGTVAAVAAVVVFAAGVFGYVYVRYDATEDIRAFTPTAENQDPSTAIEGIVIEEFEAQQHVVAPTRVAYESSPPFGGPHDGVWAGCNGEIYDEAVRTENLIHSLEHGAVWIAYNPDQVEGEQLGLLEDRVRNQAAMVMSPYPGLDSPISLQAWGHQLKLDDASDERIDQFIMALQLNAYTYPEVGATCEANPQAFDVDNPPPFDPSEPGPDAMPMNGNPEDFGGFTGEGDQDMSQIDPNAPVDPDAPADGGEGDADTEGGDGAEGGEDAENPEGSEDAPADGEDGSEPADGTETND from the coding sequence ATGGCCAGCGGAAAGAGTGCCAAGGCACTGCGAAACGCCCGAGCGGCAATGGTGACCGAGAAACAACGTCCGTGGGGCACCGTGGCAGCAGTCGCCGCCGTCGTCGTCTTCGCGGCAGGTGTCTTCGGTTATGTGTACGTGCGCTACGACGCGACGGAAGACATCAGGGCCTTCACTCCGACGGCGGAGAACCAGGACCCCTCGACCGCTATCGAGGGCATCGTCATCGAGGAATTCGAGGCGCAGCAGCACGTCGTCGCGCCGACGCGCGTCGCCTACGAGTCGTCGCCGCCGTTCGGCGGTCCGCATGACGGTGTGTGGGCGGGTTGCAACGGCGAGATCTACGACGAGGCCGTGCGCACCGAGAACCTGATCCACTCGCTCGAACACGGCGCGGTGTGGATCGCCTACAACCCCGACCAGGTCGAGGGCGAGCAGCTCGGACTGCTCGAGGACCGGGTCCGGAACCAGGCCGCGATGGTGATGTCGCCGTACCCCGGGTTGGACAGCCCGATCTCGCTGCAGGCCTGGGGCCACCAGCTCAAGCTGGACGATGCCTCGGACGAGCGCATCGACCAGTTCATCATGGCCTTGCAGCTCAACGCCTACACCTACCCCGAGGTCGGCGCGACCTGCGAAGCCAACCCGCAGGCGTTCGACGTCGACAACCCGCCGCCGTTCGACCCGAGCGAGCCCGGTCCGGACGCGATGCCGATGAACGGCAATCCCGAGGACTTCGGTGGCTTCACCGGCGAGGGCGACCAGGACATGAGCCAGATCGACCCGAACGCCCCGGTCGACCCCGATGCACCCGCCGATGGCGGCGAGGGCGATGCGGACACCGAAGGCGGTGACGGCGCCGAGGGTGGCGAGGACGCCGAGAACCCCGAGGGTTCGGAGGACGCTCCTGCGGACGGCGAGGACGGGTCCGAGCCTGCCGACGGCACCGAGACCAACGACTAG
- a CDS encoding DUF305 domain-containing protein: MTDGEIEDASARRGSAADAAEPVADDRADRESDDVEPERASSSGGPNWVRILVASAAVLTLLLLGAAAGMLIGLPGAANRAAPPADSVDVGFAQDMSVHHRQATQMATLYRANGTQDDILTLAFDIDTNQRAQIGWMQGWLNLWDRPLNPPGEYMAWMSEGGGHGHGGAEPGASPEEAMPGMASQEELERLRSLRGTELDIFFLQLMLRHHEGGTEMAAYAAERAAIPQVSNLASNMLNHQTAESRKMTGMLSDLGAEPLPFEG, translated from the coding sequence GTGACCGATGGCGAGATCGAGGACGCCTCCGCACGCCGTGGCTCGGCCGCAGACGCGGCCGAGCCCGTCGCCGACGACCGGGCCGACCGCGAGAGCGATGACGTCGAACCCGAACGGGCCTCGTCCTCCGGCGGGCCCAACTGGGTGCGCATCCTGGTCGCCTCGGCAGCCGTGCTCACCCTGCTGCTACTCGGTGCGGCGGCCGGGATGCTCATCGGATTGCCCGGGGCGGCGAATCGGGCCGCACCCCCGGCGGACTCGGTAGACGTCGGCTTCGCTCAGGACATGTCGGTGCACCACCGGCAGGCGACGCAGATGGCGACGCTCTACCGGGCCAATGGAACGCAGGACGACATCCTCACGCTCGCCTTCGACATCGACACCAACCAGCGAGCGCAGATCGGTTGGATGCAGGGCTGGTTGAACCTGTGGGACCGGCCGCTGAATCCCCCTGGCGAGTACATGGCCTGGATGAGCGAGGGCGGCGGTCATGGGCACGGCGGCGCCGAGCCGGGGGCCAGTCCCGAGGAGGCCATGCCGGGTATGGCGTCGCAGGAGGAGCTGGAGCGGTTGCGTTCGCTGCGCGGCACCGAGCTCGACATCTTCTTCCTGCAGTTGATGCTGCGGCATCACGAGGGCGGCACCGAGATGGCCGCGTACGCGGCCGAGCGGGCTGCCATTCCCCAGGTGAGCAACCTGGCGTCCAACATGCTCAATCATCAGACTGCGGAGTCCCGAAAGATGACCGGCATGCTGTCCGATCTGGGCGCCGAGCCGTTGCCCTTCGAGGGTTGA
- a CDS encoding TetR family transcriptional regulator — MTEPGLRERKKQRTRDALTEAAYVLFDRKGFEATTIDEIADAVEVSPRTFLRYFNSKEDVALTSANQQLTAMIENLAARPSDESVLTALRRSVVEVLEACETGRDGFDRDRYQRTRTLLARTPTLLAASLEQSAIRLDEVATLIGQRMGVDHTVDRRPYLVAAVALNAVQTGLNAWRAHHPAALASETVGELFDLLGEGIDYPAAVPPVSDDEPG; from the coding sequence GTGACGGAACCAGGGCTGCGCGAACGGAAGAAGCAGCGGACACGAGACGCGTTGACCGAAGCCGCGTACGTCCTGTTCGACCGCAAGGGCTTCGAGGCGACGACCATCGACGAGATCGCCGACGCCGTCGAGGTCTCGCCGAGGACCTTCCTGCGCTACTTCAACTCGAAAGAGGATGTGGCGCTGACCTCGGCGAACCAGCAGCTCACGGCGATGATCGAGAATCTCGCCGCGCGCCCGTCGGACGAATCGGTTCTCACGGCGTTGCGCCGCTCCGTCGTCGAGGTCCTGGAAGCCTGCGAGACAGGCAGAGACGGCTTCGACCGAGATCGGTATCAACGAACCAGAACGCTGTTGGCGAGGACTCCGACCCTGCTGGCCGCATCACTGGAACAGAGTGCCATCCGGCTCGACGAGGTGGCCACGTTGATCGGGCAGCGGATGGGCGTCGACCATACCGTCGATCGCAGGCCGTATCTCGTGGCCGCCGTCGCGCTGAACGCGGTCCAGACCGGACTCAATGCCTGGCGGGCCCACCATCCGGCGGCACTGGCCTCCGAGACGGTAGGCGAGTTGTTCGATCTGCTCGGCGAGGGCATCGACTACCCGGCTGCGGTCCCGCCGGTCAGTGACGACGAACCGGGGTAG